The Microcoleus sp. FACHB-68 genome includes a region encoding these proteins:
- a CDS encoding C39 family peptidase, with protein sequence MEREKVLLNVPYKSQLDNVVDPFSACNVTAIAMGLEYLGVKAKSAKVQLEDELSAHCKEKGLDRQKPYDLAKVVTNYGRKDIFSEYATENQIRDWLGAGLPAVTHGWFTNAGHIITIIGYDEEGFIVHDPYGEYFVDGYRTDLSGASLHYSYELIHRTCVGSDKSFWVHFLSR encoded by the coding sequence ATGGAACGAGAAAAAGTATTACTGAATGTGCCTTACAAGTCCCAATTAGACAATGTTGTCGATCCTTTCTCAGCTTGCAACGTGACAGCTATCGCGATGGGGCTAGAGTATTTAGGGGTCAAAGCGAAAAGCGCCAAGGTGCAGCTAGAGGATGAACTTTCGGCTCATTGTAAGGAAAAAGGACTTGACCGACAAAAACCTTATGATTTAGCCAAAGTCGTCACCAATTACGGGCGCAAAGATATCTTTAGTGAGTACGCAACCGAAAATCAAATTAGAGATTGGCTTGGCGCTGGGCTGCCGGCAGTTACACATGGCTGGTTCACCAATGCCGGCCACATTATCACGATTATCGGGTATGACGAGGAAGGCTTTATCGTGCATGACCCCTATGGTGAATACTTTGTGGACGGCTACCGCACAGACCTCAGCGGGGCAAGCCTCCATTACAGCTATGAATTAATTCACCGCACCTGCGTAGGATCTGATAAAAGCTTCTGGGTTCATTTCCTCAGCCGGTAG